Within the Nerophis ophidion isolate RoL-2023_Sa linkage group LG01, RoL_Noph_v1.0, whole genome shotgun sequence genome, the region CAGGATGGTAGTCCTATATGGGTAGGTTGAGATAAACCTCTTACATTTCAATTtcaatgctttacatattttatatgaatttatctcTTTGAAAATTAGTGTTtctgctcaatagcttccaggtcatgtgacccatTGACCCCAAACAGTGCAGGATGATAGTCCTATATGAGTTGGTTGAGACACACCTCTTACATATTTATTtcaatgctttacatattttatatgaatttatctctttaaaaattagcgtttttgctcaatagcttccaggtcatgtgacttaCTGACCCCAAACATTACTGGATAATAGTCCTACAAGAACAATTGGAGATACCCCTCTTACATTTTAATTTCCTTACTTCacacattttatatgaatttatctcTTTAAAAATTAGCGTTTTCGCTCAATAggttccaggtcatgtgacccatTGACCCCAAACAGTGCAGGATGATAGCCCTATATGGGTCGGTTGAGATACACCTCATATTTCAATTtcaatgctttacatattttatatgaatttatatcTGTGAATgttagcgtttttgctcaatagcttccaggtcatgtgacctattaaccccaaacattgcaggataatagtcctataaaggctattggagatacacctcttatatttctatttcaatgctttacatattttatatgaatttatttctGTAAATATGAGCATTTTGCCCAATaacttccaggtcatgtgaccctTTGACCCCGAACAGTGCAGGATGATAGTCCTAAATGAgttggttgagatacacctcttatatttctaTGTCAATGCTTtaaatattttatatgaattcaTTACTGTAAATATGAGCTTTTTAGCTCAATtacttccaggtcatgtgacttattgaccccaaacattgcaggataatagtcctaCAACAGCTattggagatacacctcttacATTTCAATTTtcatgctttacatattttatatgaatttatctcTTTAAATATTAGTGTTTCTGCTCAATaacttccaggtcatgtgacccatTGACCCCAAATACGTGCAGGATGATAATCCTATATGAgttggttgagatacacctcttatatttctatttcaatgctttacatattttcTATGAATTAATTCCTGTAAACATTTGCTTtgtagctcaatagcttccaggttaTGTGACTTATTGACCCCAAAATAGTGCAGGATGATAGTCCTACATGGGTTGGTTGAGATACAactcttatatttcaatttccatgctttacatattttatatgactTATCTCTTTGAAAATTAGCGTTTTtcctcaatagcttccaggtcatgtgacttattgaccccaaacattgcaggataatagtcctataGGGGCTATTGGAGATACACCTCTTTTATTTCAATTtcaatgctttacatattttatatgattttttctccctaaatattaactttttagctcaatagcttccaggtcatgtgacctatcgACCCCAAACAGTGCAGGATGATAGTCCTATAAGGGCTATTGGAGATACACCTCTTTTATTTCTATTtcaatgctttacatattttatatgaatttttcTCCTTAAATATTAGctttttagctcaatagcttccaggtcatgtgacctattgaccccaaacagtgcaggataatagtcctataaGAGTTATTGGAGTTACACCTCTTACATTTCAATTTCCATACttgacatattttatatgaatttattgctgtaaatattagcattttagctcaattgcttccaggtcatgtgacctattgaccccaaacagtACAGGATGATAGTCCTATATGAGTTGGTTAAGATACACCGCTTATATTTCAATTtcaatgctttacatattttatatgaatttatctcTTCAAATATTAGCGTTTTAGCTCAATTACCGTAATGTCTAACGTATAGGCATATTTGAAATTCAGGTGGGGCTGGCTTGACCGCAGTACGAGGTTGCCTTGGAAAAATAAACGTGGCCCGCCATCGATGACAAAGATAGCGCTGAACGTGCACGGCTACTTGTTTCAACCCAATCCACTTTGTTTGTATATtacatttaaacaacagaaatgtttccaaagtgctgtacaacaatattaaaggcctacttaaacacactactaccgaccacgaagtctgaaagtttatatatcaatgatgaaatgttaacattgcaacacatgccaatacggcctttttagtttattaaattgcaaatttaaattttgcgcaaagtaccctgttgaaaacgtcgcagcaTTTGGAGAGCAAGTGTGGGACAGTACAGAGAGTTTAGTTGTGTGCTATCGTTGCTACATTGATGCGAGGGACGTGGACAGCACGAGGTTGACGTGTTAATTGCACGCGCTCACGGACTAGTCGACAGagaggtgacccaggacgaggctggttctcgcgtacatgtcatcattacgcgacgttttcaaaaaaaaaagtcctgggaaatttaaaattgcaatttagtaaaccaaaaaggccgtattggcatgtgttgcagtgttaaaggcctactgaaacacactactactcaccacacagtctgatagtttatatatcaatgatgaaatattaacattgcaacacatgccaatacggcctttttagtttactaaagtacaatttaaaatttccctggagtttcgtcctggaaacgttgtgtaaaaAAACGTCACAGGTtttcaggaagtatgagcgctgcacacacacacacacactgctaaaagtcgtctgcttaaacggcataattacacagtattttggagatctgtgttgctgaatcttttgcaatttgttcaattaatattggagaagtcacagtagaaagatggatttgggaagctttagcctttaaccacacaaacacacggtgattccatgtttaaaattcctggaggtgaaatgttactatggatcagagcgcggtcaagcgaacatgattcaagacagaatgtcaaccagcaggtttcggtgagaaaattgtggttaaaaagtcgcttcttaccggagaaaagctgagcttctgtcgtccatgcagctgccatcgactcccctgagacactgcgcgtcaagacacccgtggagacacccttccgactatcaggtactatttaactcactaaaacactagcaacacaatagaaagataagggatttcccagaattatcctattaaatgtgtctaaaaacatcgaaatCCGTCCCAAttgcgtttttaaaaaaaaaaaactttttattattgtttttttttctagtccgtcgctatcaatatcctcaaacacaaatctttcatcctcgtttaaattaatggggaaatatcgttttctcggtccgaatagcacttttttttggaggctcccattataaacaatgtcaatatgtgaggagccctcaacgggtgacgtcattgtctgcgacttccggtagaggcagggcttttgttttagcaccgaaagttgcacaCTTTATCctggacgttctctactaaatcctttcagcaaaaatatggcaatatcgcgaaatgatcaagtataacacatagaatggacctgctatccccgtttaaataagaaaatttcatttcagtaggcctttaatatttcatcattgatataaaacctatttcagtaggcctttaatatttcatcattgatataaaacctatcagactgcgtggtgggtagtagtgggtttcagtaggcctttattttagtgttgttttgatatgtcatcttagtgacatcatcgcGTTGCATTgtgacggattcatatgtttttagagacatttactaggataatcctgggaaatcgttgatctttctattgtgttgctagtgttttagtgagtttaacagtacctgatataatgcacaaaagtgcactaataacttgttttaaagcctactgaaatgacattttcttatttaaacggggatagcaggtccattctatgtgtcatacttgatcatttcgcgatattgccatatttttgctgaaaggatttagtagagaacatccacgataaagtttgcaacttttggtgctgataaaaatgccttgcctgtaccggaagtagcagacgatatacgcgtgacgtcacgggttgtggagctcctcacatctgaacattgtttacaatcatggccatcagcagcgagagcgattcagaccgagaaagcgaccatttctctattaatttgagcgaggatgaaagatacgtggatgaggaaagtgagagtgaaggactagaagaaaagactatacagtgggagcgattcagatgttagtagacaaatttactaggcaaattctggaaaatcccttatctgcttattgtgttactagtgttttagttagattatatagtcgtacctgtacaacctgaaggtcggcccgcaccttttttcagcaccagtcgacaggtggtggcgatgcccatctctgcccttcgcaagggaccctcttcgaaacacgatctttcgaaataatcgctgcataatacactgtactttgtgtgtgtggtccaatccaaccgtatttgctagaccgctctgttccatagtaaagcttcaccgtcatctttcgggaatgtaaacaatgaaacaccggctgggtttgtgttgctaaaggcggccgcaataaaccgctttgcacctacagctttcttctttgacgtctccattattcattgaacaaattgcaaaagattcagcaacatagatgtccataatactgtggaattatgcgatggaaacagacgacttatagctgtgaacggtgctggaacaaaatgtcttctacaatgcgtgacgtcacgcgcatgcgtcatcataccgcgacgttttagcatgatacttccgctcgaaatttaaaattgcaatttagtaaactaaaccggccgtattggcatgtgttgcaatgttaagattacatcatttatatataaactatcagactgtgtggtcggtagtagtgggtttcagtaggcattttaaatgtctctgacaatcttgcactttctgttctgAAATGACATAAAGgtttttgccactgcttaataactgtttcataaatacacttttagttgtgatttccctctctgcatgaaagtttaaaagtagcatataataatgcagtatgaagaagaatgttttaatgtagacacatagaatcatcatactgctgtgattatatgcatcaagtgttcattcaaggctaaggcaaaatatccagatatatattgtgtattgcgatatggcctaaaaatatcgagatattaaaggggatcattatcacaatttctgaagggttaaaaccaataaaaatcagttcccactggcttattttattttttcgaagtttttcacaaaattttacccatcacgcaatatcctgaaaaacggcttcaaagtacctgatttacaccatcactatatccacccgtctatcgtcctgtgacgtcactgtgtgaaaccaccagaaacaaacatggcggagaccccagaaaggtatagcatagtagctcggattcagattcggatttcagcggcgcaagcgattcaacagattacgcatgtattgaaacggatggttggagtgtggaggaagatagcgaaaacgaaattgaagaagaaactgaaactattgagccatatcgctttgaaccatatacaagcgaaaccgacacgacagacagcggcacgggaggacgcgaggacgaatttggcgatcgccttctaaccaacgattggtatgtgattgtttggcattaaatgtgagtggagggaaagctcaaatatagctacaaatgaggcataatgatgcaatatgtacatacagctagcctaaatagcattttagcaacgattagcttgcagtcatgccgtgaccaaatatgtctgattagcacactccacataagtcaataacatcaacaaaactcacctttgtgcattcatgcacgttGGAAattcatctgctttgagtgtagcAGGatatcttgccatctctgttgtagcataactgtcgtcagtaaagtgtgcggaacaaacgagggactttcgcatcttctggccactggtgcaacttaaatccgtctgtTCGTGTtcttacaccttccgacaacacaccgacgaggcatgatgtctccaaggtacgggaaaacagtcgaaaaaatggaaaataacagagctgatttgacttggtgcgtgtagttagattgagaaaatggcggatccgCTATACATTGTGACGtcacaggctatcaattgaaagccgtttaaatcgccaaattcaccctttttagAGTTaggaaataggttaaaaaaacatatggtcttttttctgcaacatcaaggtatatattgacgcttacataggtctggtgataatgttccccttaaaaaaaaaggcaatatcgcccagccctaaatggaATACTATATTTTGTCCACTGACACATCTGCAATCAGTGAAGAAAACACACTGATGTGTTTAAAGCTGAAGTgtgtttgtgtcctgcagacatCCAACTGGTTGCTAATCGCGGAGAATGTCCCCCTCAACCGCAGACGGAACctcagcccccccacattaaagaggaagaagaggaacttTGGATCAcccaggagggagagtgtcttttAGGGTCGGGGGAGGCTGATCCCGCCGAGTTGCCACAGACTGTTGTccctgtgaagactgaagaccaTGAAGACAAACTACCTGCGTCCTCAGAGCTTTATCGCAAAGGGGCGgtgcctccaagcagcagctcaccacaacacatgacaacagaagctgatggagaccgcCGTGGAGGATCACAATCAGACCACCTCTTAGCGCCACTATCAGATTGGGAggacacaacatcacaggatacTGCCCTGGACAACACCCACAAACCTTTGCGCAGCGATACAAAGGGGGATGAACACTCTGAACGCTCCAACAAGATGACTGGTAAAAAGAAAATTGTCTGCTCAATTTGCAATAAAAGACTAGCTCGAATAAAGGATTTGGTTCATCAccaaagaaaacacacaaaaccGGAGCGTTTTAGTTGTTCAGTATGTGGCAAAATCTATTGTTACAAATCTGTTTTGACTCGACACATGCAGACGCACAACGTAGGAAAAACTTTCAGTTGTTCGGTGTGCATTAGAACGTTCCCCCTTGAGTCAGCAATGGTAGCACACATGGCAAAGCATACAGGCGATACAGCCTATGAGTGCTCGGTTTGCTCTAAAGGCTTTTTGTATAGGAGTGATTTGATTCAACACATGGAAATACACAAAGGAGACAAACCTTTTCCATGCCCTGTTTGCGGAAAAAGATTTTTTCGCAATTCCGTTTTGTcgtcacacatgagaacacacactgagGCACCCATTTAGTTGATCTAAAAACTACCAAAAGGGGGGTCGGTCGATTGCCAAGCAtcgcaaaaaaatacatatttctgtatttttcagattataaatcgctccggagtataaatcgcaccggccgaaaatgcataataaagaaggaaaaaaacatatgtaagtcgcactggagtataagtcgcatttttgggggaaatttatttgataaaatccgacaccaagaatagacatttgaaaggcaatttaaaataaagaatagtgaagaacaggctgaataggtGTTCGTTATATGACGATTGCCGTTTTCTGCTGCACGtttcactacttccagcttgtaactTGGAGTACATGATtaccttttcggtgccattttttgttcagcccttctcagtttttataagttaccgccaatgttgaaatgatccattttcatAGGTACGGAAGTAATAGCTCGTGACatcttttttttcacaatgcacttctgccatgacccgcccccgcctaatttttattggttgacgtgtgtgtgtgtgacaattgctgatatacgcctagtctcttatgggaatgagataaataaccttatttgatattttacgatattgcgttaataatttcacacataaatcgctccagagtataaattgcacccccggccaaactatgaaaaaaactgcgacttgtaatccgaaaaatacggggaAAACATCCAAGGGTTTTGTGAGATGACCACGGACTGGTGTGAGCTTAGCATGAAGAACAAAAAAACGAATGGCAAATGAAAACAACACTGATATTGGAGTTTTTCCTCACTTTCCTTGTTTTGAAATACACAAGTGTATAGTGTTGTCATTAAAACAGTGTTTGTGTTTTGCAAATGTTTGATataataaaactgaaaaaagaactggaaaacatttatatttttctGGTGTAATCCTGCTGAATGAGAAGTTGCGGTGTACATGCATACAGAGTATAAGTTACAATTACATCATTATTAGTAAATGACACCTTGATCCACTGTAGTCAGTGTAAAGCGTGTATAACAGTGTCAAATCACTGTGGCCTCACAACAAAAACACATCCGTTAATGTCTAAGCCGTGAGTGCAGGTAAGcatgagggcaaaaaaaaaaaggtaagacaAAGATTAGAATATTTAACAGAAATGTGAAGTCAGTCCTACTCCCAACAAAATCCAGTCGTTGGTCAACACTTGTCTGCGACAAATCCTCCAGAGCCACTGGCCCAAAAGATTTGTGGCAActgttaggttcaaacactgatgacatctattaaacaagaaaaaaggcaaataatcaaacagagacagaattaaatttggactcagatctgaggagagacatggcaaCTGTAGTATCTGTACAGTTCTACAccacgctctgccaaaagattgtaCTCCTCCTTTACTTGACTTTCTCCCCCCTCCTGCCCACtgctgcttcctgagggaagtgagtcgtaaacagcgttgccttcggttaccgaacagttcgaaAAGAGTTTGtgaaatagttcaaaaagagtcccCATAAAATtattcaaagagagtcccataaaatagttcaaagagagttccacaaagtagttcaaaaagagtttgtaaaatacttcaaaaagagttcctctggaggttgggcagatcctgccatctgtccgctttgaagtcccggtggagttttacgagccttcttcttggttggtttcaaagacagccttttgtcttcttgtcaggaacacaatgtaatacaaagttttttgtgataatttgaaacaattattctaaaagCAACGCACCAACCAAAAACCAGCAGAAGAAGACACCCTCAAACAGCTTTGGAGATGGATAGGCCATACTCTTCATAAAGCACCCTCAAGTGGAACCCCCAAGGGAATGCTTAGAGAACTCTTGTACTGTAGACGGCCTAAGCCCCAGAGGGGTAATAGGTGAAGGTAAAGTAACTAAGTGGTTTTATTTTGGCTTTATCTTTAACTGACATGAAATAATGTGAAAATGTTTATTCCTCCAAAtaatcacattctgttgtttatTATGTTTGGAGTTGCCATACATGGCTCCAGACAAACTGTGTACTCGTACTATTTTAAGTGTCACCCTTAAGCATATATATTTTAACTGCAGGGGGGTAGGCTGTGGTGACTTCATGTGTTAGATTTATGACATTTGTTTATTGTATTAGACATGGATccgaaataaaacaaatatttgttttaacctcttaaggcccaggctgtttgtttacatgctttttgtttttctgttttttatttgggcttattggaccttaATTAGAATGAAAACTAAAATtcatcttttaatatgatgttcttagtccataagtacaaaacgtgtacttcatgtgtagtgacatgcaaaattttgCCACCCAAacacctagggaggtgtttcggacacgtccgactggtaggaggccacggggaagacccaggacacgggaaAACTATGTCTACTGGCTGGCCAGGGAATTCCTCGGGAagacctggacgaagtggctggggagagaaaagtccaggcttccctgcttaggctgccgcccccgtgacccgacctcggataatcggaagaagatggatgtatggatggaatatttaagcctcttttgtacttCGATAGTTTGTTCGCCGCTTGCTGTACAACAgacatcttggcttggttgaccaccattGGTTTTCACTTCCTGGAAGAAGTCACATGACGGAATGCAAGGAATTGACAAAGAAATCGAATATTTTAGTACTCTTATatttaaaacacaactttttcttttttgttcacCAACAGAACAACAAACCCTCAGTTAGATGGTGAGACAAAAAAACGAGTTCTTCCCTTTAAAGTCCGCACTAAgcagtagaccaggggtcggcaacccaaaatgttgaaagagccattatggacccatccatccatccattttctaccgcttattccctttcggggtcgcggggggcgctggcgcctatctcagctacaatcgggcggaaggcggggtacaccctggacaagtcgccacttcatcgcagggccaacacagatagacagacaacattcacactcaccttcacacactagggccaatttagtgttgccaatcaacttatccccaggtgcatgtctttggaggttggaggaagccggagtacccggagggaacccacgcattcacggggaggacatgcaaactccacacagaaagatcccgagcctggatttgaacccagaactgcaggaccttcgtattgtgaggcagacgcactaacccctctcccaccgtgaagcccacattatggaccaaaaataatataaaaaacatttgtctGGACCAGGAAAAAATGtcaagccttatataagtgttataatgaaggcaacacatgatgtgtctatattagcctactatcaaaatgaactcaaaagtcttgtataagttgTAGAGGCAGGGATTTGTTTCTCACTTGTTGCCTGGggtagtgggtgtggctacatGT harbors:
- the LOC133554521 gene encoding zinc finger protein 12-like isoform X1, which encodes MLKELVKERLMVAADEIFALFERTMASYEEELSRTREEKEQHLQQLEAFSQIRLMLQDGDIQLVANRGECPPQPQTEPQPPHIKEEEEELWITQEGECLLGSGEADPAELPQTVVPVKTEDHEDKLPASSELYRKGAVPPSSSSPQHMTTEADGDRRGGSQSDHLLAPLSDWEDTTSQDTALDNTHKPLRSDTKGDEHSERSNKMTGKKKIVCSICNKRLARIKDLVHHQRKHTKPERFSCSVCGKIYCYKSVLTRHMQTHNVGKTFSCSVCIRTFPLESAMVAHMAKHTGDTAYECSVCSKGFLYRSDLIQHMEIHKGDKPFPCPVCGKRFFRNSVLSSHMRTHTEAPI